The following are encoded together in the Carboxydothermus pertinax genome:
- the grpE gene encoding nucleotide exchange factor GrpE, which yields MEEKDKEEKITEEKLEQEDKEEIAVSQEEDGKKLEEEYKKLEEEYNKLLDEHNRLKNQYLRLYADFDNYRKRAQKEKEELLKYEGFELLRKLLSVLDNFERALKEKDSEPNKVIEGVLLTHRQLLEILNQQEVKVIEAQGQPFNPELHEALMVEVREDLEENTVIEELVKGYFYKDKILRPALVKVSKKQ from the coding sequence ATGGAGGAAAAAGATAAAGAGGAAAAAATAACTGAAGAGAAGTTGGAACAGGAAGATAAAGAAGAGATTGCTGTGTCTCAAGAAGAGGATGGGAAAAAGTTGGAAGAAGAATACAAAAAATTAGAAGAAGAATACAATAAGCTTTTAGATGAACATAATCGCTTAAAGAATCAGTATTTAAGGTTGTATGCGGATTTTGATAATTACCGCAAAAGAGCCCAAAAAGAAAAAGAAGAGCTTTTAAAGTATGAGGGCTTTGAGTTGTTACGTAAGCTTCTCTCAGTGCTTGACAATTTTGAAAGAGCTTTAAAAGAAAAAGATAGCGAACCCAATAAGGTAATTGAAGGGGTTTTACTCACTCACCGGCAGTTATTAGAAATTTTGAATCAACAAGAGGTAAAGGTTATTGAGGCCCAAGGCCAACCCTTTAATCCTGAACTCCACGAGGCCTTAATGGTGGAGGTGCGAGAAGATTTGGAAGAAAATACAGTTATTGAAGAACTAGTGAAAGGGTATTTTTATAAAGATAAAATTTTACGTCCAGCTTTAGTGAAAGTTTCGAAAAAACAATAA
- the dnaK gene encoding molecular chaperone DnaK gives MGRIVGIDLGTTNSCIAVMEGGEVTVIPNAEGGRTTPSVVSFGKNGERVVGQVAKRQAITNPERTVISIKRHMGTNYRVKIDDKEYTPQEISAMILQKLKQDAEAYLGEKIDKAVITVPAYFTDAQRQATKDAGRIAGLEVLRIINEPTAAALAYGLDKEGEQTILVYDLGGGTFDVSILEIGDGVFEVKATSGNNRLGGDDFDQRIIDWLVENFKREHGIDLRNDKMAMQRLKEAAEKAKIELSGVLETQINLPFISANQNGPLHIDVTLTRAKFNELTADLVEATMGPTRRALEDAGLKPEDIDKILLVGGSTRIPAVQEAIRKFFNKEPHKGINPDECVAIGAAIQAAVLAGEVKDVVLLDVTPLSLGIETLGGVFTKLIERNTTIPTSKSQIFTTAADNQTSVEIHVLQGERPMAIDNVTLGRFTLTGIPPAPRGVPQIEVRFDIDVNGIVHVSAKDLGTGREQSITISNTSNLTEAEIKRMVEEAERYAEEDKKRKEEVEVRNQADSLIYQAEKTIRELKDKANPDSVAKVEKAVSELKDALNGKDVNQIKAKIEELTKPLYELTSSIYQQASNQGQAGTNSQGNVYDADYKVNDEK, from the coding sequence ATGGGTAGAATTGTTGGGATTGACCTTGGAACTACCAACTCTTGCATTGCCGTAATGGAAGGTGGGGAAGTGACCGTTATTCCTAATGCCGAGGGTGGTCGCACTACCCCATCGGTAGTATCCTTTGGTAAAAATGGCGAACGGGTAGTAGGACAGGTGGCCAAACGTCAGGCTATTACCAATCCTGAGCGCACTGTCATTTCTATTAAAAGGCATATGGGAACCAACTATCGGGTGAAAATTGACGATAAAGAGTATACCCCGCAGGAAATTTCGGCGATGATCCTGCAAAAATTAAAGCAAGATGCGGAAGCGTACTTAGGGGAAAAAATTGATAAAGCGGTTATTACTGTACCGGCCTACTTTACCGATGCCCAGCGGCAAGCCACTAAAGATGCCGGGAGAATTGCTGGCCTAGAGGTACTAAGAATTATTAACGAGCCCACCGCTGCAGCTTTAGCTTACGGCCTTGATAAAGAAGGAGAACAAACCATTTTGGTTTATGACTTAGGCGGTGGAACTTTTGACGTTTCCATCTTGGAAATTGGTGATGGGGTATTTGAAGTTAAAGCAACCTCTGGTAACAACCGGCTGGGTGGGGATGATTTTGACCAGAGAATTATTGATTGGCTTGTGGAAAACTTTAAAAGAGAGCACGGTATTGATTTAAGGAATGATAAAATGGCTATGCAGCGGTTAAAAGAAGCTGCCGAAAAAGCCAAAATTGAACTTTCCGGAGTCTTAGAAACCCAAATCAATCTTCCCTTTATTTCCGCTAACCAAAATGGTCCATTGCATATAGATGTTACGCTTACCCGGGCCAAATTTAACGAATTAACCGCCGATTTAGTGGAAGCCACTATGGGACCAACCCGGCGGGCCTTAGAAGATGCCGGACTTAAGCCCGAGGATATTGATAAAATCCTTTTAGTGGGTGGTTCAACCCGGATACCGGCGGTTCAAGAGGCAATCCGCAAATTCTTTAACAAAGAGCCTCATAAAGGGATTAACCCCGACGAGTGTGTGGCCATTGGGGCGGCAATTCAAGCGGCGGTACTAGCCGGAGAAGTAAAAGACGTGGTACTTTTGGACGTAACACCCCTGTCCCTGGGGATTGAAACTTTAGGTGGGGTTTTTACCAAGTTAATAGAACGAAATACTACAATCCCTACCTCTAAGAGTCAAATCTTTACCACTGCGGCCGATAACCAAACCTCGGTGGAAATTCATGTTTTACAGGGCGAGCGGCCAATGGCTATTGATAACGTAACCCTAGGTCGATTTACCTTAACCGGTATTCCACCTGCCCCTCGGGGGGTGCCGCAAATTGAGGTCCGCTTTGATATAGACGTCAACGGCATTGTTCATGTTTCGGCCAAAGATTTAGGAACCGGGCGGGAGCAAAGCATTACTATTTCCAACACCAGCAATTTAACCGAAGCGGAAATAAAACGGATGGTGGAAGAGGCCGAACGGTATGCCGAAGAAGACAAAAAGCGTAAAGAAGAAGTCGAAGTTCGAAATCAAGCGGATAGTTTAATTTATCAAGCAGAGAAAACTATCAGGGAATTGAAAGATAAAGCAAATCCGGATTCAGTAGCAAAGGTTGAAAAAGCTGTTTCGGAATTAAAAGATGCCCTGAATGGAAAAGATGTCAATCAAATAAAAGC